The following are from one region of the Myotis daubentonii chromosome 2, mMyoDau2.1, whole genome shotgun sequence genome:
- the RASSF8 gene encoding ras association domain-containing protein 8, with protein sequence MELKVWVDGVQRIVCGVTEVTTCQEVVIALAQAIGRTGRYTLIEKWRDTERHLAPHENPIISLNKWGQYASDVQLILRRTGPSLSERPTSDSVARIPERTLYRQSLPPLAKLRPQVDKSIKRREPKRKSLTFTGGAKGLMDIFGKGKETEFKQKVLNNCRTTADELKKLIRLQTEKLQSIEKELKSNEIEIQFWEQKYNSNLEEEIVRLEQKIKRNDVEIEEEEFWENELQIEQENEKQLKDQLQEIRQKITECESKLKDYLAQIQTMENGLEAEKLQREVQEAQVNEEEVKGKIGKVKGEIDIQGQQSLRLENGIKAVERSLGQATKRLQDKEQELEQLTKELRQVNLQQFIQQTGTKVTVLPAEPIEVEASHIDIERDAAFQSGSLKRPGSSRQLPTNLRILQNPISSGFNPEGIYV encoded by the exons ATGGAACTTAAAGTTTGGGTGGATGGAGTTCAGAGGATTGTTTGTGGGGTCACTGAAGTCACAACTTGCCAGGAGGTTGTAATAGCCTTAGCTCAAGCGATAG gtCGAACTGGAAGGTACACTCTAATAGAAAAATGGAGAGATACTGAGAGACATTTGGCACCTCATGAGAATCCCATCATATCCTTAAACAAATGGGGGCAGTACGCCAGTGACGTGCAGCTTATTTTACGTCGGACAGGGCCATCTCTCAGTGAGCGGCCCACTTCTGATAGCGTGGCTCGAATTCCTGAAAGAACTTTATACAGGCAGAGTTTGCCCCCCTTAGCCAAACTGAGGCCTCAGGTTGACAAATCCATCAAACGGAGAGAACCTAAGAGGAAATCGTTAACATTTACAGGCGGTGCCAAAGGGTTAATGGACATTTTTGGAAAAGGTAAAGAAACTGAATTTAAGCAGAAAGTGCTGAATAACTGCAGAACAACAGCAGACGAGCTAAAGAAGCTGATCCGCCTGCAGACGGAGAAGCTTCAGTCCATTGAGAAAGAGCTGAaatcaaatgaaatagaaatacaGTTTTGGGAGCAAAAATATAATTCCAACCTTGAAGAGGAAATTGTTCGCCTGGAGCAAAAGATCAAAAGAAATGATGTAGAAATTGAAGAGGAAGAATTTTGGGAAAATGAATTGCAGATTGAACAGGAAAATGAAAAACAGCTGAAGGATCAGCTTCaagaaataagacagaaaataacAGAATGCGAAAGCAAATTAAAGGACTATTTGGCCCAGATCCAGACTATGGAAAACGGTCTTGAGGCAGAAAAATTGCAACGggaagtccaggaggcacaggtCAATGAAGAAGAGGTTAAAGGGAAGATCGGTAAGGTCAAAGGGGAGATTGACATTCAAGGACAGCAGAGCCTGAGGCTGGAAAATGGTATTAAAGCTGTGGAAAGATCTCTTGGACAAGCCACCAAACGCTTACAG GACAAAGAACAGGAACTGGAGCAGCTGACGAAAGAGCTGCGGCAAGTCAATCTCCAGCAGTTTATCCAGCAGACAGGGACGAAAGTGACCGTTTTGCCAGCGGAGCCCATTGAAGTAGAGGCCTCACACATAGACATAGAACGGG aCGCAGCTTTCCAGTCTGGCTCCCTGAAGCGGCCGGGTTCATCTCGGCAACTCCCCACTAATCTTCGGATTCTGCAGAATCCTATCTCATCTGGTTTTAATCCTGAAGGCATATATGTATAA